A single genomic interval of Nitratidesulfovibrio sp. SRB-5 harbors:
- the dnaJ gene encoding molecular chaperone DnaJ — MSQRDYYEVLGVARDASEDEIKRQYRKLALQYHPDRNPDNPEAEQMFKEAAEAYDVLRDADKRARYDRFGHAGLNGNGGGHGFANADDVFAHFSDIFGDLFGFATGSSRMRGPRPQAGADLRYNLSISFRQAAKGDEVTLRLPKKVTCDECNGSGAAAGTKPETCRHCGGNGQIRQSQGFFQIAVPCPVCRGEGQVIPTPCPKCKGSGILQQVRELAVRIPAGVDTGNRLRLRGEGEPGLHGGPPGDLYVVVSVEQDKTFRRQGQDLVITHEVSFVQAALGDRIEVPTLDDPVTLDIPKGTQSGEVFRLTDQGLPYLGHHQKGDLLVEVRVLTPVSLTKKQEELLREFAKLEEGKPFEKVKKVARKIGKAMGME; from the coding sequence ATGAGCCAGCGTGACTATTACGAGGTGCTCGGCGTAGCCCGGGACGCGTCGGAGGACGAGATCAAGCGGCAGTATCGCAAGCTTGCGCTCCAGTACCATCCCGACCGCAACCCGGACAATCCCGAGGCCGAACAGATGTTCAAGGAGGCCGCCGAGGCCTATGACGTGCTGCGCGACGCCGACAAGCGGGCGCGGTACGACCGCTTCGGACACGCGGGCCTCAACGGCAACGGCGGCGGCCATGGTTTTGCCAACGCCGACGACGTGTTCGCGCATTTCAGCGACATCTTTGGCGATCTCTTCGGCTTCGCCACCGGCTCGTCGCGCATGCGCGGTCCGCGTCCCCAGGCCGGGGCCGACCTGCGCTACAACCTGTCCATTTCCTTCCGTCAGGCCGCCAAGGGCGACGAAGTCACCCTGCGCCTGCCCAAGAAGGTGACCTGCGACGAGTGCAACGGGTCCGGCGCGGCAGCGGGCACCAAGCCCGAAACCTGCCGCCACTGCGGCGGCAACGGGCAGATCCGCCAGAGCCAGGGCTTTTTCCAGATCGCCGTGCCCTGTCCCGTGTGCCGGGGCGAGGGCCAGGTCATCCCCACGCCCTGCCCCAAGTGCAAGGGTTCGGGCATCCTCCAGCAGGTGCGCGAACTGGCCGTGCGCATTCCCGCCGGGGTGGACACCGGCAACCGCCTGCGCCTGCGCGGCGAGGGCGAGCCGGGCCTGCACGGCGGCCCCCCCGGCGACCTGTACGTGGTCGTCAGCGTGGAGCAGGACAAGACCTTCCGCCGCCAGGGCCAGGATCTGGTGATCACCCACGAGGTCAGCTTCGTGCAGGCCGCTCTGGGCGACCGCATCGAGGTGCCCACCCTGGACGACCCGGTGACACTGGATATCCCCAAGGGCACCCAGAGCGGCGAGGTGTTCCGCCTGACCGATCAGGGCCTGCCCTACCTTGGGCACCACCAGAAGGGCGACCTGCTGGTGGAGGTGCGCGTGCTGACGCCCGTAAGCCTGACCAAGAAGCAGGAAGAGCTGCTGCGCGAATTCGCCAAGCTGGAAGAAGGCAAGCCCTTCGAAAAGGTCAAGAAGGTGGCGCGCAAGATTGGCAAGGCCATGGGCATGGAATAA
- a CDS encoding ATP-binding protein gives MPREKLSYAQKQCVTAAGKLMQQTAMIHPGARIGVAVSGGMDSWVLLQVLKLRQRIVPFRFEIMALHVNPGFDPHNHAPLLPWLRANGVASHIEVTDHGPVAHSPANLRNSPCFYCAKLRRTRLFELCKQYGLTHLAFGHNADDLVTTFFMNLVQTGRVDGMSMKEAFFGGRLTVIRPMMLVEKPVIARAVKQWNLPVWTNPCPSAFDSRRSEMTDEVKELCKGSKFAKANIFNGLIRWQLGLTPSDQ, from the coding sequence ATGCCCCGCGAAAAACTGTCCTACGCCCAGAAGCAGTGCGTCACCGCCGCAGGCAAGCTGATGCAGCAGACCGCCATGATCCACCCCGGCGCGCGCATCGGCGTGGCCGTTTCCGGCGGCATGGACAGCTGGGTGCTGTTGCAGGTGCTGAAACTGCGCCAGCGCATCGTGCCCTTCAGGTTCGAGATCATGGCCCTGCACGTGAACCCCGGCTTCGACCCGCACAACCACGCCCCGCTGCTGCCATGGCTGCGCGCCAACGGCGTGGCCTCGCACATAGAGGTCACCGACCACGGCCCCGTGGCCCATTCGCCCGCCAACCTGCGCAATTCGCCCTGCTTCTACTGCGCCAAGCTGCGCCGCACCCGACTGTTCGAACTGTGCAAGCAGTACGGGCTGACCCACCTGGCCTTCGGCCACAACGCCGACGACCTGGTGACCACCTTCTTCATGAACCTGGTGCAGACAGGCCGGGTGGACGGCATGTCCATGAAGGAAGCCTTCTTCGGCGGCAGGTTGACGGTAATCCGCCCCATGATGCTGGTGGAAAAGCCGGTCATTGCCCGCGCCGTGAAGCAGTGGAACCTGCCCGTGTGGACCAACCCCTGCCCGTCGGCCTTCGATTCGCGCCGCAGCGAGATGACCGACGAGGTGAAGGAACTGTGCAAGGGCAGCAAATTCGCCAAAGCCAACATTTTCAACGGGTTGATTCGCTGGCAGCTTGGGTTGACACCCTCGGACCAATAA
- the rpoZ gene encoding DNA-directed RNA polymerase subunit omega, translating into MARITVEDCQERVDNRFLLVQMAIKRVHQYREGYEALVDSRNKEVVTALREIAAGKVLPDEEARYVETEEDFRAE; encoded by the coding sequence ATGGCCCGCATTACCGTTGAAGACTGCCAGGAACGCGTCGATAACCGCTTCCTTCTCGTGCAGATGGCCATCAAGCGCGTGCATCAGTACCGTGAAGGGTACGAGGCGCTGGTGGATTCGCGCAACAAGGAAGTGGTAACCGCCCTGCGCGAAATCGCCGCAGGCAAGGTGCTGCCCGATGAAGAGGCGCGCTACGTGGAGACCGAGGAAGACTTCCGGGCCGAATAG